The DNA sequence TACAGCGTTTAGCACGAGATGGATGGTTGACAATTCAACATGGTAAACCAACCCGAGTGAACAACTTTTGGGATACTTGTGGCGTCAACATTTTGTCGACTTTAGCAAAGTTGGATATCGACGGTGCCGTCGATTTGATTGACCAATTATTGTCCGCTCGAACAAATTTGAGTGCAATATATATCCGTGGTGCGATTAAAAACAATCCAGAAAAAGTGATTCAACTCGCTAAAGAAGCACTAGAGGTTGGTGACGATCCTCAACAGTTTGCTGATGTCGACTATCGATTGAACCACGAATTAGCCCACGCTTCGGGTAATGCGATTTACGTGTTAGTTCTTAATGGCTTTAAAGGTTTCTGGGAAAAAATCGCAAGTTACTACTTCTCTCATGATGAAGCACGAGAACTTGCTAAAGCCTACTACGCTGATCTCGTTCGATTTGCTGAAGCCGGTAAACACGATGATTCAATTTATATGATCCGTAAATACGGTATCGACTCTGGCAAAATCTGGCAGAGAGTTCGAGAAGAGTTTCCGACAGACTTAATCGAATAGAATAAGAAAAACAGAAAAAAGCACCTCTAAGGTGCTTTTTTTTGTTGTCTAGCATAGGCTTAGGTATAGACCAGATTGCATAATTGCTGAGCGTTTAATACACTCGATATATGCCGCAATTAGAAATGTTTCAGATACCGAGTCCGTGTATTGGGATTTGCCAAAATGGTCCCAATGGCTACTGCTATGGTTGTTTTAGAAGTCGAGATGAGCGGTTTTATTGGACCAAGTTAGAAGACGAGCAAAAGCGCCATGTTATAAAGCTTTGCAAAATGCGCAAAAGACGTTGGCTTGCCAAACAAGAAGAGCGCCGTATCGAGGCTCAAAACTTACCTGCAGATGGTCATCAGGTCTCAAAACACTCAACTCAAGAGTTGTTTTCTTCAAACACTTCAGATAACTCCTCCATCGACCAGGACGGGCAAAGTTCCTTCGATATGTTTGGCTTTGATGAGCCAAAATAAAAGTTCAAATAGAAACTGTTTAACAAAGGATTACATTTAATTCTCTCGCTTTAACAAGTTGCAACATTTGTTTCATTATTCTTTGCTAACCTTAAACTGAACTCAATGGTCTTTTTTATCGTAAAGGCTTGATATCGTTAAAATCCTGTTTTGCATTTCAAAGGAAATCAATAATGCACAGTGCCAATCGAACTTCAGTGGCTATTGCCGTTTTAACTGCCATTCTTTGTACTTCTTATAGTCAATTTACTTGGGCCCAAAGCCAACAGGCTGTCGAGGACGACGAGCCCACTTCTAAAATAGAAAAAATTAGAGTGATTGGTGCTAAAGATGCAGGACTGGAATTAAGCTCAGAAAAAATTCTCAAAGTGCCAGGGGCGGGCAATGATCCGATAAAGGCAATTGAAAGTTTACCAGGTGTAGTTTTGGCGCGAGGGTTTGCACCTGCAGTTCGTGGTAGCTCTCCCAATGATATGTACTATCAATCTGATGACGTTCCCGTCGGTAATGTATTCCACTTAGATAGCTTTAGTACGTTTCATCCGAATTTGATCCAAAGCTTTGAATTAAAAACTGGGGCATGGGAAGCTGAATTTTATGATGCCATTGGTGGAGTGATTGACACACGCTTGCGCGAGCCTGAAGCGATTGAACCTAGGTTTATCTTTGATTTGAGCTTTTTACGCACGGGGTTACTTTATGAGTCAAAGGTAGGTGACGACTCAGCGATGTATTTTGCGGTTCGCCAAAGCCTTGTGCATCTTTATATCGAAAACATTTTAGAGGACGAAGAAGACTTTAGTTTTGATCAAGCTCCCATCAACAATGACTATCAATTTAAGTTTGTAACCGCGATAAATGACGATAATAAACTAACGGTCCAAGCAACAGGATCCAATGATGAAGTCGCGCTATTGTTTGATGATAATTCTGATGAAGTGCTCAAGAATCCGGATTTACGAGGCGAAATAGGTGCAGATCAGTATTATCACAATCAAAGTTTGATTTGGACCAACTACAGCGAGTATGGCGAGACAAAAACCATTCTTAACCGATTAGAACGCAGTGGCGACATTGTTATTGGCCAAATATTAGATTTGGATGCCACGACCACTGACTACCTCTTCAAAGTCAAAAATAATCAAGAAATAAACCAAGGTGAATTGTTCGTAGGAGCAGAATGGCGTCGTCAAAATGTCGATTATGCCGTAACCGGTAAACAACAGCCATGTAATAATGAGTTTGAGATATGTCCACCCACTTATTACAGCGACTCGACCTTTGAGCAAAGCAGTATCGATATTAACTTTACAGCTTTATATGCTGATTATGATTGGGATGTAACTGAGGACTGGACCGCGAAGCTTGGGGTAGTTTATTCACACAATGATTACACGGACGAATCGTTTATTGAGCCGAGGGCGACAATTCGTTGGCAAGTGAGTAATGACTATCGTATCAAGTTGGCTGCGGGTCAACATCATCAATGGTTTAGACAATACAAGTACTTATCAGAAACCTTTGGTGCCAAAGAGCTAGAGCTGGTCACCTCTGATCATTATGTTGCTGGCTTGGAGTACGTAGGTGATTCTGATTGGGCATGGCGATTAGAAACATACTACAAAGAGATGGATAAGCTCATCGTCAGTAACCCAGCTCAACAGAGTAACAGCTTGTCAGAGCAGGGTATGTCGGGTAGCGCCCCAAACTACTTAAATGCCGGTGTTGGTGACGCTTACGGCGTCGAGTTTTTGCTAAACAAAGCAATTTCCAATAAATGGTATGGTTGGGTGAGTATCGCCTACAGTCATACCGAGCGTTATAACCCCATCACGGGCAAAGAATTTGACTTTGAATATGACTTGCCATGGATAGTAAACATGGTCGCGAACTATGAATACAACGAACGTTGGCAAATTGGCGGACGCTGGCGCTTGCAAAGTGGTGCGCTAACAACACCTATTGTAGGTGCTGATGCTGTCTATCCTCTTGATAGTAACGGCCAACCAGATCAAAGCCAAGATGCTATTTTTTATGATCCTATTGAAGGTGAGTTTAACTCAGAGCGCCTAGACTATTTCCATCGTTTAGACGTACGTGTCGATTATAAAACAGAGTGGTTTGGTAAACAGACAAATGTCTATTTTGAAGTGCTCAACGTATACGGCCAAAAAAGCGTAGAAGGGTACGAATACAATGCCGATTACACGGAGCGGGAAGAGGAATATCAATTTCCTGAATCGCCCATTCCTTCGATAGGTTTTCAAATGGTTTTTTAAAACCAATGCAGCAGTCAAAACGAATTCTGTAAAAAGAGTATTAAAAAACGGGCATGGAGCCCGTTTTCATTTTCAATTTCAAATAGTAGCTAGATGAAACATCGTATCGACCAATTATTGGCGAATACCTTCGATGTGTAGTTCTAGTTCAACGTTTCCTACCCACGCGCTCTTAAAGTCGTAATCAGCAACGTTGATGGTTGTTGTGCCAGAGAAGCCTGCACGGTATCCACCCCATGGATCTTTACCTTCACCAATTTTAACTGCATCGATTACGATAGGCTTAGTCACACCGTGAAGCGTAAAGTTGCCTTCTACTTTCAATTTATTGTCACCTAAATCAGTGATTTTTGTACTTACAAATTTTGATTTAGGGAATTTATCAACTGACAAAAAGTCTTCGCTGCGCAAGTGCTTATCACGCTCAGCGTGGTTACTGTCAATACTCGCTGGATTGATATCAACGGTGATCTTACTTGCGTTGATGTTGTTTGGATCGAAGTCAAACTCACCGTCAAACTCGTTAAAACGACCCGTTAACCAGCTATAACCTAAATGCGAAGCTTTAAAGTTAATGAAAGCGTGTGCACCTTTGATGTCGATTTTGTACTTAGCTGCGTCTGCA is a window from the Psychrosphaera ytuae genome containing:
- the fadR gene encoding fatty acid metabolism transcriptional regulator FadR, producing the protein MKIIKAQSPAGFAEEYIVDSIWNNRFPPGSILPAERELSELIGVTRTTLREVLQRLARDGWLTIQHGKPTRVNNFWDTCGVNILSTLAKLDIDGAVDLIDQLLSARTNLSAIYIRGAIKNNPEKVIQLAKEALEVGDDPQQFADVDYRLNHELAHASGNAIYVLVLNGFKGFWEKIASYYFSHDEARELAKAYYADLVRFAEAGKHDDSIYMIRKYGIDSGKIWQRVREEFPTDLIE
- a CDS encoding DUF1289 domain-containing protein — its product is MPQLEMFQIPSPCIGICQNGPNGYCYGCFRSRDERFYWTKLEDEQKRHVIKLCKMRKRRWLAKQEERRIEAQNLPADGHQVSKHSTQELFSSNTSDNSSIDQDGQSSFDMFGFDEPK
- a CDS encoding TonB-dependent receptor plug domain-containing protein, whose translation is MHSANRTSVAIAVLTAILCTSYSQFTWAQSQQAVEDDEPTSKIEKIRVIGAKDAGLELSSEKILKVPGAGNDPIKAIESLPGVVLARGFAPAVRGSSPNDMYYQSDDVPVGNVFHLDSFSTFHPNLIQSFELKTGAWEAEFYDAIGGVIDTRLREPEAIEPRFIFDLSFLRTGLLYESKVGDDSAMYFAVRQSLVHLYIENILEDEEDFSFDQAPINNDYQFKFVTAINDDNKLTVQATGSNDEVALLFDDNSDEVLKNPDLRGEIGADQYYHNQSLIWTNYSEYGETKTILNRLERSGDIVIGQILDLDATTTDYLFKVKNNQEINQGELFVGAEWRRQNVDYAVTGKQQPCNNEFEICPPTYYSDSTFEQSSIDINFTALYADYDWDVTEDWTAKLGVVYSHNDYTDESFIEPRATIRWQVSNDYRIKLAAGQHHQWFRQYKYLSETFGAKELELVTSDHYVAGLEYVGDSDWAWRLETYYKEMDKLIVSNPAQQSNSLSEQGMSGSAPNYLNAGVGDAYGVEFLLNKAISNKWYGWVSIAYSHTERYNPITGKEFDFEYDLPWIVNMVANYEYNERWQIGGRWRLQSGALTTPIVGADAVYPLDSNGQPDQSQDAIFYDPIEGEFNSERLDYFHRLDVRVDYKTEWFGKQTNVYFEVLNVYGQKSVEGYEYNADYTEREEEYQFPESPIPSIGFQMVF
- a CDS encoding YceI family protein, with product MKNILISALAFAALSVSFVADAAKYKIDIKGAHAFINFKASHLGYSWLTGRFNEFDGEFDFDPNNINASKITVDINPASIDSNHAERDKHLRSEDFLSVDKFPKSKFVSTKITDLGDNKLKVEGNFTLHGVTKPIVIDAVKIGEGKDPWGGYRAGFSGTTTINVADYDFKSAWVGNVELELHIEGIRQ